From a single Streptomyces rubradiris genomic region:
- a CDS encoding FAD binding domain-containing protein, producing MTTHAPRTAQAVTLPTTLDEAVAALAAMPTAVPVAGGTDLMAAVNSGQLRPAALVGLGRISEIRGWQYQDGHALLGAGLTHARMGRPDFAALIPALAAAARAAGPPHIRNAGTLGGNIASAAPTGDALPVLAALEATLIIAGPGGARREIPVSHLLAGVEMLRGGELIGYVRVPLLHAPQVFLKATGRTGPGRALASVALVLDPARRGVRCAVGAIAPMPLRPLEAEQWIAGLIDWDNDRALVPEALHAFGEYVAAACIPDPAPEPDGTVVPLPPAVLHLRRTVAALARRALGRALS from the coding sequence TTGACCACGCACGCACCGCGGACGGCACAGGCCGTCACGTTGCCCACGACGCTGGACGAGGCGGTGGCGGCCCTCGCGGCCATGCCCACCGCCGTCCCCGTGGCGGGCGGCACCGACCTGATGGCCGCCGTCAACTCCGGCCAGCTCAGGCCCGCCGCGCTGGTGGGACTGGGCCGCATCAGCGAGATCCGCGGCTGGCAGTACCAGGACGGCCACGCGCTGCTCGGCGCGGGCCTCACCCACGCGCGCATGGGCCGCCCCGACTTCGCGGCCCTCATCCCGGCGCTCGCCGCCGCCGCGCGCGCCGCCGGACCGCCGCACATCCGCAACGCGGGCACCCTGGGCGGCAACATCGCCTCCGCCGCCCCCACCGGGGACGCGCTGCCGGTGCTGGCCGCCCTGGAAGCGACGCTGATCATCGCGGGCCCGGGCGGGGCCCGCCGGGAGATCCCCGTGTCGCACCTGCTGGCCGGCGTGGAGATGCTGCGCGGCGGCGAACTCATCGGCTACGTCCGCGTACCGCTGCTGCACGCCCCGCAGGTCTTCCTCAAGGCCACCGGACGCACCGGCCCGGGCCGCGCGCTGGCCTCCGTGGCCCTCGTCCTCGACCCCGCCCGGCGCGGCGTGCGCTGCGCCGTCGGCGCCATAGCGCCGATGCCGCTGCGGCCCCTGGAGGCCGAGCAGTGGATCGCGGGACTCATCGACTGGGACAACGACCGCGCCCTCGTCCCGGAGGCCCTGCACGCCTTCGGCGAGTACGTCGCCGCGGCCTGCATCCCCGACCCGGCCCCCGAGCCCGACGGCACGGTGGTCCCGCTTCCGCCCGCCGTACTGCACCTGCGGCGCACCGTCGCCGCGCTGGCCCGACGAGCACTGGGGAGGGCGCTGTCGTGA
- a CDS encoding YqgE/AlgH family protein translates to MTEVSSLTGRLLVATPALADPNFDRAVVLLLDHDEEGSLGVVLNRPTPVVVGDILEGWADLAGEPGVVFQGGPVSLDSALGVAVIPGGADGDRAPLGWRRVYGAIGLVDLEAPPELLASAVGSLRIFAGYAGWGPGQLEDELVEGAWYVVESEPGDVSSPAPERLWREVLRRQRSELAMVATYPDDPSLN, encoded by the coding sequence ATGACCGAGGTGTCCTCGCTCACAGGGCGGCTGCTCGTGGCCACTCCCGCCCTGGCGGACCCGAACTTCGACCGTGCGGTGGTGCTCCTCCTCGACCACGACGAGGAGGGCTCCCTCGGTGTCGTCCTGAACCGTCCCACCCCCGTGGTCGTCGGCGACATCCTGGAGGGCTGGGCCGACCTGGCCGGCGAGCCCGGTGTGGTCTTCCAGGGCGGCCCGGTGTCGCTGGACTCGGCGCTGGGCGTGGCGGTCATCCCGGGCGGCGCCGACGGCGACCGGGCGCCGCTCGGCTGGCGGCGGGTCTACGGCGCGATCGGCCTGGTGGACCTGGAGGCCCCGCCGGAGCTGCTCGCCTCGGCCGTGGGCAGCCTGCGGATCTTCGCCGGGTACGCGGGCTGGGGCCCCGGCCAGCTGGAGGACGAGCTGGTGGAGGGCGCCTGGTACGTCGTGGAGTCCGAGCCGGGTGACGTGTCCTCGCCGGCCCCGGAGCGGCTGTGGCGCGAGGTGCTGCGCCGCCAGCGCAGCGAGCTGGCGATGGTGGCCACGTACCCGGACGACCCTTCGCTCAACTGA
- a CDS encoding HU family DNA-binding protein, which produces MNRSELVAALADRAEVTRKDADAVLAAFAETVGEIVAKGDEKVTIPGFLTFERTHRAARTARNPQTGEPINIPAGYSVKVTAGSKLKEAAKGK; this is translated from the coding sequence ATGAACCGCAGTGAGCTGGTGGCCGCGCTGGCCGACCGCGCCGAGGTGACCCGCAAGGACGCCGACGCCGTGCTGGCCGCGTTCGCCGAGACCGTCGGCGAGATCGTCGCCAAGGGCGACGAGAAGGTCACCATCCCTGGCTTCCTGACCTTCGAGCGCACTCACCGTGCCGCTCGCACCGCGCGCAACCCGCAGACCGGCGAGCCCATCAACATCCCGGCCGGCTACAGCGTGAAGGTCACCGCGGGCAGCAAGCTCAAGGAAGCCGCCAAGGGCAAGTAA
- a CDS encoding beta-N-acetylhexosaminidase, which translates to MELIPAPRAVEEPTGPGVPLGPDTTLWAAPGTERTERWLRATLGAALNLPLRPGPPDARDGVRLLLDDTLAPEAYRLTVGAGDGVEIRGGGPAGVFWGAQTLRQLLGADAFRRAPLRPAATPSVPPGVVEDAPRFRWRGLLLDVARHFMPKEGVLRYLDLMAAHKLNVLHLHLTDDQGWRIEIRRYPKLTEIASWRSRTKFGHRASPLWDEKPHGGYYTQDDIREIVAYAAERHISVVPEIDVPGHSQAAIAAYPELGNTDVVDTAALSVWDTWGISSNVLAPTDTTLRFYEGVFEEVLELFPADAAEFSPFVHVGGDECRKEQWTESVTAKTRIADLGLTDEEALQSWFIGHFDAWLAARGRRLIGWDEILEGGLAPGAAVASWRGYAGGVAAARAGHDVVMCPEQYVYLDHRQAPGDDEPVPIGFVRTLEDVYRFEPVPAGLTEEEARHVLGTQANVWTEVLEDSARVDYQAFPRLAAFAEVAWSPLPAPADRDYADFERRMTAHYRRLDALGVAYRPPAGPRPWQRRPGVPGRPIEGPPPNR; encoded by the coding sequence GTGGAACTGATTCCGGCGCCGCGCGCCGTAGAGGAGCCCACCGGACCGGGCGTGCCGCTCGGCCCGGACACCACCCTGTGGGCCGCTCCGGGCACCGAACGCACCGAACGCTGGCTGCGCGCCACCCTCGGCGCGGCCCTGAACCTGCCGCTGCGCCCCGGGCCGCCCGACGCCCGCGACGGCGTACGGCTGCTGCTGGACGACACCCTGGCCCCCGAGGCGTACCGGCTCACCGTCGGCGCCGGGGACGGCGTGGAGATCCGCGGCGGCGGCCCGGCCGGCGTGTTCTGGGGCGCCCAGACCCTGCGCCAGCTGCTCGGCGCCGACGCCTTCCGCCGCGCCCCGCTGCGCCCGGCCGCGACACCCTCCGTCCCGCCCGGGGTCGTCGAGGACGCCCCCCGCTTCCGCTGGCGCGGCCTGCTCCTCGACGTCGCCCGGCACTTCATGCCCAAGGAAGGCGTGCTGCGCTATCTGGACCTGATGGCCGCGCACAAACTCAACGTCCTGCACCTGCACCTGACGGACGATCAGGGCTGGCGGATCGAGATCCGGCGCTACCCGAAACTGACCGAAATCGCCTCCTGGCGCTCGCGGACCAAATTCGGCCACCGCGCCTCACCGCTGTGGGACGAGAAACCGCACGGCGGTTACTACACCCAGGACGACATCCGCGAGATCGTCGCCTACGCCGCCGAGCGGCACATCAGCGTCGTCCCCGAGATCGACGTGCCGGGCCACTCGCAGGCCGCCATCGCCGCCTACCCCGAACTCGGCAACACCGACGTCGTCGACACCGCCGCCCTCTCCGTCTGGGACACCTGGGGCATCTCCTCCAACGTGCTCGCCCCCACCGACACCACCCTGCGCTTCTACGAAGGGGTGTTCGAGGAAGTCCTGGAGCTGTTCCCCGCCGACGCCGCCGAGTTCTCCCCGTTCGTGCACGTCGGCGGCGACGAGTGCCGCAAGGAGCAGTGGACCGAGTCCGTCACCGCCAAGACCCGCATCGCCGACCTCGGCCTCACCGACGAAGAGGCCCTCCAGTCCTGGTTCATCGGCCACTTCGACGCCTGGCTCGCCGCGCGCGGGCGCCGCCTCATCGGCTGGGACGAGATCCTGGAGGGCGGACTCGCGCCGGGCGCCGCCGTGGCCTCCTGGCGCGGCTACGCGGGCGGCGTCGCCGCCGCCCGGGCCGGCCACGACGTGGTCATGTGCCCGGAGCAGTACGTGTACCTGGACCACCGGCAGGCCCCCGGCGACGACGAACCCGTGCCCATCGGCTTCGTGCGCACCCTGGAGGACGTCTACCGGTTCGAACCGGTGCCCGCCGGGCTCACCGAGGAGGAGGCCCGGCACGTGCTGGGCACCCAGGCCAACGTGTGGACCGAGGTGCTGGAGGACTCCGCCCGCGTGGACTATCAGGCATTCCCCCGCCTCGCCGCGTTCGCCGAGGTCGCCTGGAGCCCGCTGCCCGCCCCCGCCGACCGGGACTACGCCGACTTCGAACGCCGGATGACCGCCCACTACCGGCGACTTGACGCCCTCGGCGTCGCTTACCGGCCACCCGCCGGACCCCGCCCGTGGCAGCGCCGCCCCGGCGTGCCCGGCCGCCCGATCGAGGGACCGCCCCCGAACCGCTGA
- a CDS encoding 2Fe-2S iron-sulfur cluster-binding protein: MTDDQHGEGTPQGGGRWNPLPQGDYDDGATAFVQLPEGGIDALLTGDSPLAAPGHGYVPPQITATHTDGTAGWPAPEGGQWPDPNAAPASSHAADDRFTYEPGATQQWTFEEPAAPAAPGHDVTGQWSIPVAGGELPDESGEYTTSSLVEQWGGTPPATLPGGAPAPWATPHAWDTATHPSDTAPQTYGPETGYGHGPATHGEGYPDGHGGGYGDAGHVEGGHEGAAGHAGAGYVDAGQVGGHADAGHVEGGHEDAGHAGAGYPEAGHVGGGHADAGHVAGGDDGAVPAGAGYSGAGRPGSEPEGAAGPAGTGYPDAGHAEEGHGDAEHPGHALPDAGHTDGAHLGAGHVEAGHAEHGRVAGHGHAGHADAADGDTPGGTVAPGTAGPSGEPAVPAPRPSGPGTAPEADAHGLAEAPESPAEAPSGHEQPSDPASAPQSATATPTASAEAHGDPVTTALPASTPDDSASAAHPAAPAGTPDTPGTAHTGTPTAAEQPAADSAAHSVADPTVVREPGADPAAAEQPAAHPAEPADTAAADATGATGAVDAAETAEQSAETAVPKAAAPPAPAEPAEAPAVTEPSEDDGAPGNAQAAQESHETQEHPETGEAQEPREAHESQEPVADGAEEPAAAPLPPHDDHPLASYVLRVNGTDRPVTDAWIGESLLYVLRERLGLAGAKDGCSQGECGACNVQVDGRLVASCLVPAVTTAGSEVRTVEGLAVDGRPSDVQRALARCGAVQCGFCVPGMAMTVHDLLEGNPAPTELETRQALCGNLCRCSGYRGVLEAVKEVVAEREASHAGHETTDADEARIPHQAAPGSGGVHPSAFEAPGAFAAPRPPEQYDTPDPYGTTPPGPQDQQHYGQDGGQA; the protein is encoded by the coding sequence GTGACCGACGACCAGCACGGAGAGGGCACGCCCCAGGGCGGCGGACGCTGGAACCCGCTGCCCCAGGGCGACTACGACGACGGCGCCACCGCCTTCGTCCAGCTCCCCGAGGGGGGCATCGACGCCCTGCTGACCGGCGACAGCCCGCTGGCCGCGCCGGGCCACGGCTACGTGCCGCCGCAGATCACGGCCACGCACACCGACGGCACGGCCGGCTGGCCGGCGCCCGAGGGCGGCCAGTGGCCCGACCCGAACGCCGCGCCGGCCTCCTCCCACGCGGCGGACGACCGGTTCACCTACGAGCCCGGCGCCACCCAGCAGTGGACCTTCGAGGAGCCCGCGGCACCGGCCGCCCCCGGGCACGACGTCACCGGTCAGTGGTCCATCCCCGTCGCCGGGGGCGAACTTCCGGACGAGTCGGGCGAGTACACCACGTCCTCGCTGGTCGAGCAGTGGGGCGGCACCCCGCCGGCCACCCTGCCCGGCGGCGCCCCGGCCCCCTGGGCCACCCCCCACGCCTGGGACACCGCCACCCACCCGTCGGACACGGCACCGCAGACGTACGGTCCCGAGACCGGCTACGGACATGGTCCCGCCACGCACGGCGAGGGGTACCCGGACGGCCATGGGGGTGGTTACGGGGATGCCGGGCATGTCGAGGGTGGTCACGAGGGGGCTGCCGGGCATGCCGGTGCGGGGTACGTGGATGCCGGGCAGGTCGGCGGTCACGCGGACGCCGGGCACGTCGAGGGTGGTCACGAGGACGCTGGGCACGCCGGTGCCGGTTACCCGGAGGCCGGGCACGTCGGCGGTGGCCACGCGGACGCCGGGCATGTCGCGGGTGGCGATGACGGTGCCGTGCCCGCGGGCGCGGGTTACTCCGGCGCCGGCCGTCCGGGAAGCGAGCCCGAGGGTGCCGCCGGGCCTGCCGGTACGGGGTACCCGGACGCCGGGCACGCCGAGGAGGGTCACGGGGACGCTGAGCACCCCGGGCACGCCCTGCCGGACGCCGGGCACACCGACGGCGCTCACCTCGGCGCCGGTCACGTCGAGGCGGGGCACGCCGAGCACGGTCGCGTAGCGGGGCACGGCCACGCCGGGCACGCCGACGCGGCCGACGGTGACACGCCCGGCGGTACGGTCGCGCCCGGCACCGCGGGCCCGTCCGGTGAACCGGCCGTACCGGCTCCTCGGCCGAGCGGCCCCGGCACGGCGCCGGAAGCGGACGCCCATGGCCTCGCGGAAGCCCCCGAGAGCCCTGCGGAAGCGCCGTCGGGCCACGAACAGCCCAGCGATCCGGCCTCAGCGCCCCAGTCCGCCACAGCGACGCCCACGGCATCCGCGGAGGCCCACGGGGACCCGGTGACGACGGCCCTCCCGGCGTCGACTCCCGACGACTCGGCCTCCGCCGCCCACCCGGCGGCCCCGGCCGGCACACCCGACACGCCCGGCACTGCGCACACCGGCACGCCGACGGCGGCCGAGCAGCCCGCAGCGGATTCCGCCGCGCATTCCGTCGCCGATCCCACCGTGGTCCGGGAGCCCGGCGCCGACCCCGCCGCAGCCGAGCAGCCCGCCGCCCACCCGGCGGAACCCGCCGACACGGCCGCCGCCGACGCCACCGGTGCCACCGGCGCCGTCGATGCCGCCGAGACCGCGGAGCAGTCGGCCGAGACCGCCGTACCCAAGGCGGCCGCGCCCCCGGCCCCGGCGGAACCCGCCGAGGCACCCGCCGTCACGGAGCCGTCCGAGGACGACGGCGCCCCCGGCAACGCCCAGGCCGCGCAGGAATCCCACGAAACCCAGGAACACCCGGAAACCGGCGAGGCTCAGGAACCCCGGGAGGCCCACGAGTCCCAGGAGCCCGTAGCCGACGGCGCCGAAGAGCCCGCCGCCGCCCCCCTGCCGCCGCACGACGACCACCCCCTCGCCTCGTACGTCCTGCGGGTCAACGGCACCGACCGGCCGGTCACCGATGCCTGGATCGGCGAGTCGCTGCTCTACGTGCTGCGCGAACGGCTCGGCCTCGCGGGCGCCAAGGACGGCTGCTCGCAGGGCGAGTGCGGGGCCTGCAACGTCCAGGTGGACGGCCGGCTGGTGGCGTCCTGCCTGGTCCCGGCGGTCACCACGGCCGGCAGCGAGGTCCGTACGGTCGAGGGTCTGGCCGTGGACGGCCGGCCCTCCGACGTGCAGCGCGCGCTGGCCCGCTGCGGTGCCGTGCAGTGCGGCTTCTGCGTGCCCGGCATGGCGATGACCGTGCACGACCTGCTGGAGGGCAACCCGGCGCCCACCGAGCTGGAGACCCGGCAGGCCCTGTGCGGCAACCTGTGCCGCTGCTCGGGCTACCGGGGCGTCCTGGAGGCCGTCAAGGAGGTCGTCGCCGAGCGCGAGGCGTCCCACGCCGGCCACGAGACGACCGACGCGGACGAGGCACGTATCCCGCACCAGGCGGCCCCCGGCTCCGGCGGCGTCCACCCGTCGGCCTTCGAGGCCCCCGGCGCGTTCGCCGCCCCCCGGCCCCCGGAGCAGTACGACACGCCGGACCCGTACGGCACCACGCCCCCGGGACCGCAGGACCAGCAGCACTACGGCCAGGACGGAGGCCAGGCGTGA
- a CDS encoding DUF3039 domain-containing protein yields MSTLEPERGTGTGTLVEPTPQVSHGDGDHERFAHYVQKDKIMASALDGTPVVALCGKVWVPGRDPKKYPVCPMCKEIYESMGSGGDDKGKGGDK; encoded by the coding sequence ATGAGCACTCTCGAGCCCGAGCGCGGGACTGGTACGGGGACCCTCGTAGAGCCGACGCCGCAGGTGTCCCACGGCGACGGCGACCACGAGCGCTTCGCCCACTACGTCCAGAAGGACAAGATCATGGCGAGCGCCCTCGACGGCACCCCCGTCGTGGCGCTGTGCGGCAAGGTCTGGGTGCCGGGCCGCGACCCGAAGAAGTACCCCGTCTGCCCGATGTGCAAGGAGATCTACGAATCCATGGGCAGCGGCGGCGACGACAAGGGCAAGGGCGGCGACAAGTAG
- the murA gene encoding UDP-N-acetylglucosamine 1-carboxyvinyltransferase codes for MTVNDDVLLVHGGTPLEGEIRVRGAKNLVPKAMVAALLGSEPSRLRNVPDIRDVRVVRGLLQLHGVTVRPGEEPGELVLDPTRVESANVADIDAHAGSSRIPILFCGPLLHRLGHAFIPGLGGCDIGGRPIDFHFDVLRQFGATIEKRADGQYLEAPQRLRGTKIRLPYPSVGATEQVLLTAVLAEGVTELSNAAVEPEIEDLICVLQKMGAIIAMDTDRTIRITGVDKLSGYTHRALPDRLEAASWASAALATNGDIYVRGAQQRSMMTFLNTYRKVGGAFEIDDEGIRFWHPGGQLKSIALETDVHPGFQTDWQQPLVVALTQATGLSIIHETVYESRLGFTSALNQMGAHIQLYRECLGGSACRFGARNFLHSAVVSGPTRLQGADLVIPDLRGGFSYLIAALAAEGTSRVHGIELINRGYENFMDKLVELGAKVELPGKALG; via the coding sequence ATGACCGTCAACGACGATGTCCTGCTTGTCCACGGCGGAACCCCGCTGGAGGGCGAGATCCGTGTCCGCGGTGCGAAGAACCTCGTGCCGAAGGCCATGGTCGCCGCCCTGCTGGGCAGCGAACCGAGCCGCCTGCGCAACGTTCCGGACATCCGTGACGTACGCGTCGTCCGCGGCCTGCTCCAGCTGCACGGGGTGACGGTCCGTCCGGGCGAGGAGCCGGGCGAACTGGTGCTGGACCCGACGCGTGTGGAGAGCGCCAACGTCGCCGACATCGACGCCCACGCGGGTTCCAGCCGCATCCCGATCCTCTTCTGCGGCCCGCTGCTGCACCGTCTCGGCCACGCGTTCATCCCCGGTCTCGGCGGCTGTGACATCGGCGGCCGGCCCATCGACTTCCACTTCGACGTGCTGCGGCAGTTCGGCGCGACGATCGAGAAGCGGGCCGACGGGCAGTACCTGGAGGCTCCGCAGCGGCTGCGCGGCACGAAGATACGGCTGCCCTACCCGTCCGTCGGCGCGACCGAGCAGGTGCTGCTGACGGCCGTACTGGCCGAAGGCGTCACGGAGTTGTCCAACGCGGCCGTCGAGCCGGAGATCGAGGACCTCATCTGCGTGCTGCAGAAGATGGGCGCGATCATCGCGATGGACACCGACCGCACGATCCGCATCACCGGTGTGGACAAGCTCTCCGGCTACACCCACCGCGCCCTGCCGGACCGCCTGGAGGCCGCCTCCTGGGCTTCTGCTGCGCTCGCGACCAACGGCGACATCTACGTCCGCGGCGCCCAGCAGCGCTCGATGATGACGTTCCTGAACACCTACCGCAAGGTGGGCGGCGCCTTCGAGATCGACGACGAGGGCATCCGTTTCTGGCACCCCGGCGGGCAGTTGAAGTCCATCGCCCTGGAGACCGACGTGCACCCCGGTTTCCAGACGGACTGGCAGCAGCCGCTGGTGGTGGCCCTGACCCAGGCCACGGGCCTGTCCATCATCCACGAGACGGTCTACGAGTCCCGGCTCGGCTTCACCTCCGCGCTGAACCAGATGGGCGCGCACATCCAGCTCTACCGCGAGTGCCTGGGCGGCTCCGCCTGCCGCTTCGGCGCGCGCAACTTCCTGCACTCCGCGGTCGTCTCCGGCCCCACCAGGCTCCAGGGCGCCGATCTGGTCATCCCCGACCTGCGCGGCGGCTTCTCGTACCTCATCGCGGCCCTCGCCGCCGAGGGCACCTCCCGCGTCCACGGCATCGAGCTGATCAACCGCGGCTACGAGAACTTCATGGACAAGCTCGTCGAACTCGGCGCGAAGGTCGAACTGCCGGGCAAGGCGCTCGGCTGA
- a CDS encoding xanthine dehydrogenase family protein molybdopterin-binding subunit, whose translation MSNEAGIATTAPEPAPEAEPSPHGLGVSLPHADARAKTEGTFPYAADLWAEGLLWAAVLRSPHAHARIVSIDTTHAREMPGVRAVITHEDVPGTPRHGRGTPDRPVFASDVVRHHGEPIAAVAADHPDTARMAAAAVIVEYEVLDPVTDPEQAFEAEPLHPDGNLIRHIPLRHGDPEAVGEVVVEGLYRIGRQDPAPIGAEAGLAVPRPDGGVELYLASTDPHTDRNTAAACYGLSPDRVKIVVTGVPGATADREDQGFQLPLGLLALRTGCPVKLTATREESFLGHAHRHPTLLRYRHHADAEGRLVKVEAQILLDAGAYADTSADALAAAVSFACGPYVVPNAFIEGWAVRTNNPPSGHVRGEGAMQVCAAYEAQMDKLARKLGLDPAELRLRNVLATGDVLPIGQTVTCPAPVAELLQAVRDFPLPALPKDTPEEEWLLPGGPEGAGEPGAVRRGVGYGLGMVHMLGAEGADEVSTATVKVHDGVATVLCAAVETGQGFTTLARQIVQETLGIEEVHVAPVDTDQPPAGAGCRGRHTWVSGGAVERAAKMVRTQLLQPLAHKFGMSTELLQITDGKITSYDGVLSTTVMEALEGKELWATAQCRPHPTEPLNASGQGDAFVGLAFCAIRAVVDVDVELGSVRVVELAVAQDVGRVLNPAQLAARIEAGVTQGVGIALTENLRAPRGLVRHPDLTGYALPTALDAPGIQIVKLVEERDVVAPFGAKSVSAVPVVTAPAAIASAVRAATGRPVNRLPIRPQAAVAADR comes from the coding sequence GTGAGCAACGAAGCCGGCATCGCGACCACCGCCCCGGAACCCGCCCCCGAGGCCGAGCCGTCGCCGCACGGCCTCGGCGTCTCCCTGCCGCACGCCGACGCCCGCGCCAAGACCGAGGGGACCTTCCCGTACGCCGCCGACCTGTGGGCCGAGGGCCTGCTGTGGGCGGCCGTACTGCGCTCCCCGCACGCGCACGCGCGCATCGTGTCCATCGACACCACGCACGCGCGCGAGATGCCCGGCGTCCGCGCCGTCATCACCCACGAGGACGTGCCCGGCACCCCGCGCCACGGCCGCGGCACGCCCGACCGGCCGGTGTTCGCCTCCGATGTCGTACGCCACCACGGCGAGCCCATCGCCGCCGTGGCCGCCGACCACCCGGACACCGCGCGGATGGCCGCCGCCGCCGTCATCGTCGAGTACGAGGTCCTCGACCCCGTCACCGACCCGGAACAGGCCTTCGAGGCCGAGCCGTTGCACCCCGACGGCAATCTGATCCGGCACATCCCGCTGCGCCACGGCGACCCGGAGGCGGTCGGCGAGGTCGTGGTCGAGGGCCTGTACCGCATCGGCCGCCAGGACCCGGCCCCCATCGGCGCCGAGGCCGGTCTGGCCGTGCCGCGCCCGGACGGCGGGGTGGAACTGTACCTGGCCTCCACCGACCCGCACACCGACCGCAACACGGCCGCCGCCTGCTACGGCCTGTCCCCCGATCGGGTGAAGATCGTGGTCACCGGGGTGCCCGGCGCCACGGCGGACCGCGAGGACCAGGGCTTCCAGCTCCCGCTCGGCCTGCTCGCGCTGCGCACCGGCTGCCCGGTGAAGCTGACGGCGACCCGCGAGGAGTCCTTCCTCGGTCACGCCCACCGCCACCCCACCCTGCTGCGCTACCGCCACCACGCCGACGCCGAGGGCCGGCTGGTCAAGGTCGAGGCGCAGATCCTGCTGGACGCCGGCGCGTACGCCGACACCTCCGCCGACGCCCTGGCCGCCGCCGTCTCCTTCGCGTGCGGCCCGTACGTCGTCCCGAACGCGTTCATCGAGGGCTGGGCCGTCCGCACCAACAACCCGCCCTCCGGCCACGTGCGCGGCGAGGGCGCCATGCAGGTGTGCGCCGCGTACGAGGCGCAGATGGACAAACTGGCGCGGAAACTGGGCCTGGACCCGGCCGAGCTGCGGCTGCGCAACGTCCTGGCGACCGGGGACGTCCTGCCCATCGGCCAGACCGTGACCTGCCCGGCGCCGGTCGCCGAACTCCTCCAGGCGGTACGGGACTTCCCGCTGCCCGCGCTGCCGAAGGACACCCCCGAGGAGGAGTGGCTGCTGCCCGGCGGCCCCGAGGGCGCGGGCGAACCGGGTGCGGTGCGCCGGGGCGTCGGCTACGGCCTCGGCATGGTGCACATGCTGGGCGCGGAGGGCGCCGACGAGGTGTCCACGGCCACGGTCAAGGTGCACGACGGGGTGGCGACCGTGCTGTGCGCCGCCGTGGAGACCGGCCAGGGCTTCACCACGCTGGCCCGGCAGATCGTCCAGGAGACCCTCGGCATCGAGGAGGTCCACGTCGCGCCCGTCGACACCGACCAGCCGCCGGCCGGCGCGGGCTGCCGGGGCCGGCACACCTGGGTGTCGGGCGGCGCGGTGGAGCGCGCGGCGAAGATGGTCCGCACCCAGCTCCTCCAGCCGCTCGCGCACAAGTTCGGCATGTCGACGGAGCTGCTCCAGATCACCGACGGCAAGATCACCTCGTACGACGGGGTGCTGTCGACCACCGTCATGGAGGCGCTGGAGGGCAAGGAGCTGTGGGCCACGGCCCAGTGCCGCCCGCATCCGACCGAGCCGCTGAACGCCTCCGGGCAGGGCGACGCCTTCGTGGGCCTCGCGTTCTGCGCGATCCGCGCTGTGGTGGACGTGGACGTCGAGCTGGGCTCGGTGCGGGTGGTGGAGCTGGCGGTCGCCCAGGACGTCGGCCGGGTCCTCAACCCGGCCCAGCTGGCGGCCCGGATCGAGGCCGGCGTCACCCAGGGCGTGGGCATCGCGCTCACCGAGAACCTGCGCGCGCCCCGCGGCCTGGTCCGCCATCCCGACCTGACCGGCTACGCCCTCCCGACCGCCCTGGACGCCCCCGGCATCCAAATCGTCAAGCTGGTCGAGGAACGGGACGTGGTCGCCCCCTTCGGCGCCAAGTCGGTCAGCGCGGTCCCGGTGGTGACGGCCCCGGCGGCGATCGCCTCCGCGGTACGCGCCGCCACCGGCCGCCCGGTCAACCGCCTCCCGATCCGCCCGCAGGCGGCGGTGGCCGCGGACCGCTGA